From the genome of Metallibacterium scheffleri:
TCAGTTGGTCCAGCTCGGTTTCGGCTTTGGCGATAGCCTCGGTCAAGGCTGAAATGCGGGATTGTGCATCGCCGATACGCCGCGTGAGATCGGCGCGCAGATCCTGCTGCCGGGCATATTCCAGCGCTGTGTTGGCTTGCTGGTATGTCTCTTCGGCATCTCGATGTGTCTCCGACCAGCGCGCCTCAGCGGACTCGGCAATCTGGACCTGCTGCATTGCTGCCTCTAAATCCGCCTCGCGCTGCTTCAGCGAGCGCTCCTGATTCTCAAACCCCGTAATCTGATCCTCGACTAGACCAAGACTGGTGTGGAATTGCTTCTGGGAAGTGAGATCACCTTCAATTTGCGCTTTCAATTGCTCGATGTTCTTGAGGCGGTCTGCTGCTTCCCGCTCCTGTGCGCGGAGCCCTTCCCAAGGTTTCTCGGCGTCATCCGCCGACTGCGCGATACGAAGCAGCCCGAGGTGATCGACCTGCTCGCGGTACTGCGCGATGCGCTTATCCAGCTCCTCAAGCCAACGGGACGTATCCTCCTGTTCTTTGATGGCCTCAGCATAGATACCGCGCGGCTTGCCGGTGGATGTCAGCAACGTCTCGCGCTCGCTTCGTACGCGATTGATGACTTCGTCGCCCCGCGTGCTCGCCACTTCGCCTGTGGAGTGCTCAAGCGCTTGGCGCAACAGGTCAGTCGCGTTGCCAATCGGCTCGGCGATGTCTTGCGCACTGCCCTGCTCAATCCACAGCAGACCGGGAATGCCCCAGTGTTCGGGCTTGCTCGCACCCTTGCCGGCAAAGCGAAATCCAAATAGCTCGGCAAGATGTTGTTCGGCATCTTCGCCATCGAATTCCGTCGCGCCCACCATGAGTTCACAACGCTTGCGGTGCAGGAAACTTTTGCGCAACCGGTAGTCGATATCCCCGATACTAAAATCTAGTTCGACGCTCGGCGCTGCGGACGGCTCGCCCCAAGGCAGGAGATCGTCCACACTGGTCGAGCGGTAGCGTTCGAAGAACGCCGCGCGCAGGGCGCGGACCAATGTGGTTTTACCTGCTTCGTTCGGGCCAGTGAACAGGTTCAGTCCCGACTCGAACCCGGCAATCTCGTAGGGTTGCCGGAACTGCCGCAGTTGTTCGACGCGGAGCCGGTGCAACCTCATGCGGCGCTCTCAACAGCTTGGTGCTCGGCGAGGATGCCGGCGAGGATGCCGAGTGCATGGCCCGCGATTTCGCCTTGAGTGTCGCCGTCTTGCGCTGATTGACGATCACGCAGTTCGGCAATGACCTCCCCGAGGTAGCCATCGGCATGGAGAGCCGCGAGATCGCCGTCACTCGGCATCAAGCGCAACGCACTCAGATCGGTTTGTACGCTGCGCGCCTTGGCCTCGGCACGACCCAGCGCCTCATGCAGGCGCTGCTGGCCTTTCAGGTCGGTCTGGCCAGCAAGGCGGATGTTCAACACTTCACGCTCGGTAGCCCCAGCCAAGCGTTCAATAACAAGATCGACATCACTGGCCACCGCCACAGTCTGGTCCATGCTCTGCCAGTTGAACTGGCTGGTCTCCAGTCGTTTGACACGCGGTTCGCATCCGGGCGCATCGATTTCCACCAGTAGCACGTAGCCTGGGCCGTTATCCTTGAATCGGTCCGGCTCCGGTGTGCCGCTGTACCAGGTGCGGCTATCGATCTGCTTGCAGCCGTGCCAATCACCCAGCGCCAGATAGTCGAGCTTGGCGCGCACGGCGCGATCCGACGCGATGGGATTGGCCGAGTCGATATCGTCAGCGAGGACTCCGAGCACAGCGCCATGGGCTATACCAATGCGCATATGTTTTGACGGGGTCTCAGCGTGATCGAACCATTCCGTCAAGTCGTTGTAGGTGTGCCGTTGGGTCAGCGGCGCCATCAGCGCGGAGAAGCCCTGCGCGGCAAAGTCGAATACTTTGGACTCAAGCGCCAAGTGCAGATTGGCAGGGATGACACCCAGGCGATCCGCCCGTGTCCAGACGCTTTCGCTAAGGGCTGCGTCGTGATTGCCAGGAATCATCAACCAGGCGCCGACATAGCCGCCAAGCGCGTTGAACAGCTTGCGGATGGTCCGATCGGCCACCGTTTGCGTATCGAACACATCGCCCGCCACCAACACTGCATCGACCTTATGCTCGGTTGCCAGGCGCGCGATGTTCGCGACCGCTGTAACTCGTGCTTCGGCTAGCGGCGAGGCATCGTCTGCCGGAAACTGGCTGTACTGCCTTCCAATCTGCCAGTCCGCAGTATGAAGAAATCGAAGCATAACGCGGAATCCTTTGTCGTCTACGGCCGCGATTATTACTCACTGTCCGTTGTCTAATTTTCTACGCGCGCCAACGCGGCTCCGCGATCAAGACGGGCACTCCGCCTGCAAACTCTACCGCGCCACGACATAGGTCATCACCCAGCGTACCGAGACGGTGTCGCGCGTGATCGGCTTGCCCAGATCATCCACGCACTTGATGCGCGTGCGGGGCGCCGGCTTGGTGTCACCGCCGAGATCCCGCAGCGCCACCGTGCTGCGACTGACATCGATCCGGACAGTCGCCGAGTCCCCAAGGCGACGGGCCCGCGCGATCTCGGTGTCGTCGACCAGCAGCATCCGGCCGCGCTCTTGAAATGCTCATCCTGCATGAGACGCTGCTACTCCCGGGATGGTTCGGAATGGGCGGCCAAACGTAGATCGACAAAGGCTTGCCAGGCGGTATTCTGCTATCAGGCGCGCGAGTGCGATGAGGTGATCATCCCCGTTAAGGCCGTATCGCCCCCCAAAGAACGGAGTCACCACCAAGGTGGCTCCATGGTCTTCGTAGACAAAGCATTCCCGCTGGCGCTGACCGGCGCCAATCGGCCGACGCTCACCAGGGCCGTGAAAGCCAAATGCCTTCGCAAAATCATCTCGAAAGGTCTTGCCGGTCCCGACGATGATCTTGGGCTTGTAGCGGTGTCGCTGGTCATCGAAGAAGGGAAAACGAACCTGGCGGCATCGTTCGCGATACGCGCCTTTGTCGCGCAACGCTGGGTGCTGTGCATACACCAGGTTCCACTCTGCGCTATCGACCTTCGGAGACGCCAACGGGAAAAGGTTGAGCTTGAAGCTCTCGCCATCCCTGACATAGAGCTTCTCGGCCATATAGGCCTTCCAGCCTTCGAGCGATGGCTGTTGGCCAAGATCCCTTTGCAGACTGTTGAGAGCGACCAGCAACTTTGCAGCTTTCTGGTTGTACTGCCATGTCTGAAACTTAGGGTGCTGCTTCTTAAAGTCGTCCGTCCAGGACGCGGGTTCTAGCTCAGGATCAAGGTTAGTGGCGGGCTCAAGAGATCCACCATGTTCGATGCCGCAAATCCAGACGTCCGCAAAGGGATTACCCCCATCCACGCCCGACCAGGAAGCCAGAAAGCGATCGAAGTTCGTCATTGGAAATATCACTCAACAGAGCAGTTTGAAAAACCCG
Proteins encoded in this window:
- a CDS encoding metallophosphoesterase family protein, producing the protein MLRFLHTADWQIGRQYSQFPADDASPLAEARVTAVANIARLATEHKVDAVLVAGDVFDTQTVADRTIRKLFNALGGYVGAWLMIPGNHDAALSESVWTRADRLGVIPANLHLALESKVFDFAAQGFSALMAPLTQRHTYNDLTEWFDHAETPSKHMRIGIAHGAVLGVLADDIDSANPIASDRAVRAKLDYLALGDWHGCKQIDSRTWYSGTPEPDRFKDNGPGYVLLVEIDAPGCEPRVKRLETSQFNWQSMDQTVAVASDVDLVIERLAGATEREVLNIRLAGQTDLKGQQRLHEALGRAEAKARSVQTDLSALRLMPSDGDLAALHADGYLGEVIAELRDRQSAQDGDTQGEIAGHALGILAGILAEHQAVESAA